The Cryptococcus gattii WM276 chromosome F, complete sequence genome segment GGAGGTATGTAGAAGATCGACCACCTGGGTAGCTTGGCCTCCGGGAAACTAGGGTTAGAAGGATAAGGGCTAGGCTCGGAGGAAGGAGGGTCTGGGTGATAGATGAAAAGGGTGATGAGCGTTTTGGTCTAAGATAGATGTTAGCCGGAAAGGCAGGTCACGGCAACTTGACTTACCATTTCACTTACCGTTGCCAAGTTGGGAAGAATGGTAAATAATAATTAAGTAAAATGACTAGCTGGGGGTATAGACAAAGATGGGGCACTATATATATGAGTGCTTTCGAGTTCGTTATCCACAGGACCTGGCTCAAGGTCGTATTTCCGCTGTCGCTTAACCGACCGCCCGACGTTTGACGTTCGGACCAGACCGTCACGGTGTAAGAAATGGCACCATCAATCAATCTGGCTTGAAGTAAGATTCGAGCAACATCTGCCGGAAGTTGTGGGAGGACGAGCGACTTGCGAGCCTTGGGAGAAGATACGGAGTGACATGTCGCATGGTTTTCCAAAGAAACTGTCTGATTGCGTAGAAGAGAGGATAAAGCTGTATAGGACCCTCGATCAACTTTTGACAAAGACGTGAGCGGTGCGCGGCGGCTATTATAATCGCGGTACTACAACGTGTTTTACTTATCCGACGGAACGAAGTTAATAGTACACCGCCGTCTCTTTTGCGTATACTGGACCGAGACAAGTTGTTGATACTCCATCGCTCCCAGAGTGATGATCGTCTCATACGTCTTATAGTACCTTCCACCAAATTCAGTCACATTACTGCTCACCGATGAACGCCGAGTGTTCTCTCCATGAAACATGCAAACTACATATCTCAACCTTACTCAAAATATTACTGCTCTTCCAAGCCTTTCGCCGCTTTCCCCTCATGCGGCGTCAGGTGAAGAAGGGTCAATATATCAGATGGCCACAGATGAAGCTTCATTAATCTCAGCTTGCTCTGTGTTAGCACTGAATCTAGCGCCCGAATTCAATTTGATAATGGTATATATGAAAGTGGCGGTTGCTACATTAGACCCGGGGTGAAGGATTATTGTACCTGTATTACAGGTAGATATACAATAGCCAGAAGAATCCCGTAGGCAAGCAAGAATGCACAATGATTCAAGCATGTGGCACGGAGACATACTGATACATTTAAAAGTCCTTCTTTTCGTACCCCTTTGTCTTCTAGTCTTCTGTTTCACTAACAACCGCCGGAGCAGTATCCGCCTCCATTGATGCCACATCCCCAGCAGCTAATCGCTCCCATCCCGGCACTCGTCAAACCAAGGGTTATCACACTGACGACACCTTCACCCAATACAAACCCGCTCGCAACCACTATCACCAACAGTGGTGTTTCTCCCGTTCCGGTAGTTTTGGCAGCACGGTAAGCAATATACCCGCCGATTAACCTCGCAATCGAAAAGGATGGAGAGTTGAGAAATCCGACAGCGAACGCGATACCAGAAGGGAGATGAGTGATAAGTCTTGATGAAGCGATGGACGCCGGGAAGGACGAACGGAACACTTTAACGAATGAGACACACGCGAAAAGCGCACCAAAGCCCAACATGAACGGTATGACGTGAGAAGGAAGGTGACCATTGTTGAGCAGCCGTGCAAGATTGAGCCTACGTCCCGTGTGAGTAAAAATCTATGATTAAAAAGATGACGCACCAGATACCAGCAGAAGGAACGGCAAATTCAGGACCGGGAATGGTATACGCCGAGGTATAGAATTTGTAACCCGCAGTAGCCACAAATACACTCGCCAGGCTACCAATCATCTGACCATAAAACTGACTTCGAGGAGAAGCTCTAAGAAGATGACCAGTCTTGAGATCTTGCATGAGATCGCCAGCTCTATCGAGATGTCAGTCCACAAATCACCAACGATAAAGATTCAACGAACTGTTGGGCTCCAGCCTAGACGGGATATGATCAATAGACTTCCGGCGATGAACCAAAAGGAAGCTTACCTCCGCTACTCCACCAGCAATGATATTGGCCACAACATTACCCGGTTGTAAGATCGCGAAAATAAGCTGGCTAATCTTTCCGATCCCAGAAACCTACCCAGCTCGGTCAGGTCATCATTTGAATGTCATCTAAGACTACTCACGGGGTTTAAATCAGTTTCACCCAAAGCTCTCACACCTATCAGACTCAGAATACAAGCCAATAGCAAACCGATGGCGGTTGCCCAAGGGTGTATCCCATCAGAGCCAAATACAACCCAGACCAGTACGACACCCATCACACCGCTAACTCCTAGGCCCCATGACACCCATGAACTTGGCACCAACCTTTCAGGAGGCTCAAATTCTGGTTCCTCGTCCTTGTCTGGTGGATTGAAAtaatcttcttctcctgAGATTTGGCGAGAAGGTGATCGCGCTTCGGAAGCGAAGATGCCAGATCGGTAGTTGCGTTGGCGGTACTGACGTAAAGCAGTAGAGATATAAGAAAAGGTGATGGGAAGCAGGGAAATGATTGATTCGGCTATCATAATGGCAAGTGCAACCCATAGCTGCAACATGTTTAGATCCCGGACATTGATTGTGAGCCATAACTCACAATCCAACCTCTAGATCCATCCGTCGTAGATGAAACTGGTCCCGGGGCCCATCCGAGGTGTTTTGATAAGGGGGAGAGGATAGCCCATCCTACTACCATTCCGATATTCATCGACACGGTTACAGGAAACCCCATAATGATACCTGTGGgtaatttttttttagCTTGGGCTCAAAATGCAGGATGTATTTCGCACCTTGACCGATGTAGGATAGAGAAGGCGTAAACCTACATGCCGTCAGCAAATGTGGGTATGATGGACCATGGATGAACCTGCCACCACATCCAGCTGGCTGCAAGACTTGATCCGAATGGAAGACTTAAAACGTCAAACACCGGGATGGAGAATAAAATgggaaaaagaaagctTAAAACCTGGACAGCATTCAAAAATTAGACTGGCCTATCGCACTTTCTGCAGAACCTAGGGGTCAACTCACAGTAAGACTGCCACTAGCAACGAAACTAGTACCCAAAGCCCACCATCCCTTACCAGTCATAATCTCCACACCTTTTTCCTCATCCCCCTCTGCCTCTCTAGCATCGTCCCATTCTTCGTCCTCGTCGTTATCATGCCTGCGGCTCCGGCTAGGCGAAACTGAAGTTGACGATCGACGTAGACGGCGATAAGCCCTGGTTGGTGTTCTATGCACTTCAACTGGAGTCgtttgatgaagaagagagatgagCTGGGCAGTTGCAGCTGAAAGCATAAGTTGCGTTAGAAAATCCAAGGCATAAGGCTAGTCGTAACACGTACTGCCCGAAGGGAAAACAAGCTTCTCTTTCACGATAACCTGCTTGCGGAGCGGTACCGCTAGGAACACACTACATAAATAAGTCTCCCATGAGCGTTTTAGGAATATGTTAACATTGATAAAATCACTTGCCCGAAAAAAGCTACCGCCAAACACCACATGACCAGATCTACCCATCCCATGAAGAGCGGCTCTCGCCCATCGATCTCTGGGCTCATCATGCTCAACGCCGGTATGATTCCTACAAGACCAGCAGCGAGTGGCATGGTCCCTGTAGCCACGGCTGTTGTCTGTAGCACGACGTTCTCTTGAGGTGTGAAAGGTCTCATGGACGGGAACAATCGAGGAAGGAAAGCAGGGACGCGGAATATTGCAAATCCAAGGAGAGCGGATTGCAGAGACATCATTGACACCCATCCTAAATGGAAAAGTTTGAGCTGACCGAATGTTATAACTTATGGAATGACACGCGCCAGTTTGAAGTCCAAAATATATGTTGGTCATGCAGAGCACCACTCCCACACCTAGCCCAGCCAAGGTCGCTCGCAGTGTGAAATCTCCTTCGATGGGCTCCTCCATGTCCAGATACTCCCCATCCAAGTCTTCGTCTTCCATGCCCTGCGGTATGTAATCGCGCATACCTCTGGATGATGGCGGGGAGCTTGAAGATGTCAGTCCAATCTTCCGTGCGATTGATAAGCAACGACCTACACTGGATTCATGATTGAGGGTGGGTTGTCAGCTCTCCGCAGACGTGATATGTGGAGAAAC includes the following:
- a CDS encoding Oligopeptide transporter, putative; Ygl114wp (Similar to TIGR gene model, INSD accession AAW44028.1), giving the protein MNPVSPPSSRGMRDYIPQGMEDEDLDGEYLDMEEPIEGDFTLRATLAGLGVGVVLCMTNIYFGLQTGWVSMMSLQSALLGFAIFRVPAFLPRLFPSMRPFTPQENVVLQTTAVATGTMPLAAGLVGIIPALSMMSPEIDGREPLFMGWVDLVMWCLAVAFFGVFLAVPLRKQVIVKEKLVFPSGTATAQLISLLHQTTPVEVHRTPTRAYRRLRRSSTSVSPSRSRRHDNDEDEEWDDAREAEGDEEKGVEIMTGKGWWALGTSFVASGSLTVLSFLFPILFSIPVFDVLSLPFGSSLAASWMWWFTPSLSYIGQGIIMGFPVTVSMNIGMVVGWAILSPLSKHLGWAPGPVSSTTDGSRGWILWVALAIMIAESIISLLPITFSYISTALRQYRQRNYRSGIFASEARSPSRQISGEEDYFNPPDKDEEPEFEPPERLVPSSWVSWGLGVSGVMGVVLVWVVFGSDGIHPWATAIGLLLACILSLIGVRALGETDLNPVSGIGKISQLIFAILQPGNVVANIIAGGVAEAGAQQAGDLMQDLKTGHLLRASPRSQFYGQMIGSLASVFVATAGYKFYTSAYTIPGPEFAVPSAGIWLNLARLLNNGHLPSHVIPFMLGFGALFACVSFVKVFRSSFPASIASSRLITHLPSGIAFAVGFLNSPSFSIARLIGGYIAYRAAKTTGTGETPLLVIVVASGFVLGEGVVSVITLGLTSAGMGAISCWGCGINGGGYCSGGC